One Halovivax ruber XH-70 genomic region harbors:
- a CDS encoding BCCT family transporter codes for MSAIESFKRETDLPVFALAVAALLGLIVAIVGWPDAAAAKLATANELIVANLGWLYLWVVFLSFVFVVYIMIGPWGKIKLGDPDDEPEFSFWQYIVLTFTAGLSSGGLEFWGPAEPLVHYDTRPPFFSGEAGTWAGMADALQYAIFHYGLSAWATYLVFAVAISYYVYRKGADFRPAVVLAPFVGVDNLDGWLAKVVDALMIIVIVSGITVSFGLGISQFASGLGFKWGVALGDGGKIGLALLVGVLFLLSVLAGIQKGIQRFADLNVVLLIGLMVATFAFGPLSSLVDLGTQAVTGYATDFVGMSLFFAPGAEGADWLSSWTLFFWPWWLTFAPMVGIFMARISKGRTLRQLVAAGLFGSFGLTVPWYVATGGSALLLQTSGTADLLGVYNSAGLEAVGFALFEELLPFAGLFSGVLLLLVVSFLITTMDSSTLSLAMIVADGESPSWITRVVWGVLMVLLTIALMLAGGMSVMQSFTILVGLPTAILCAVAMVGMVLEFEREVPVLGAALGGDDGGERTDDTPESTSSVTVQGSTGQPADSD; via the coding sequence ATGAGTGCGATCGAGTCGTTCAAACGGGAGACCGACCTGCCCGTGTTCGCGCTCGCAGTGGCTGCGCTGCTGGGACTCATCGTGGCCATCGTCGGCTGGCCGGACGCCGCGGCGGCGAAGCTGGCGACCGCGAACGAACTCATCGTCGCCAACCTGGGCTGGCTCTACCTCTGGGTCGTCTTCCTCTCGTTCGTCTTCGTGGTCTACATCATGATCGGCCCGTGGGGGAAGATCAAACTCGGCGATCCCGACGACGAACCCGAGTTCTCCTTCTGGCAGTACATCGTGTTGACGTTCACCGCCGGACTCTCCTCGGGCGGCCTCGAGTTCTGGGGACCGGCGGAACCGCTCGTCCACTACGACACGCGGCCGCCCTTCTTCAGCGGCGAGGCGGGGACGTGGGCCGGGATGGCCGACGCGCTCCAGTACGCCATCTTCCACTACGGCCTGTCGGCGTGGGCGACGTACCTCGTGTTCGCCGTGGCGATCTCGTACTACGTCTACCGGAAAGGAGCCGACTTCCGACCCGCCGTCGTCCTCGCGCCGTTCGTCGGCGTCGACAACCTGGACGGCTGGCTGGCGAAGGTAGTCGACGCGCTGATGATTATCGTGATCGTCAGCGGGATCACCGTCTCCTTCGGCCTCGGGATCAGCCAGTTCGCCTCGGGACTCGGATTCAAGTGGGGCGTCGCGCTCGGTGACGGCGGGAAAATCGGCCTCGCGCTGCTGGTCGGCGTCCTCTTCTTGCTCTCGGTCCTCGCCGGCATCCAGAAGGGGATCCAGCGCTTCGCCGACCTCAACGTCGTCCTGCTCATCGGGCTGATGGTCGCGACGTTCGCCTTCGGCCCGCTCTCGTCGCTGGTCGACCTCGGGACGCAGGCGGTCACCGGCTACGCGACCGACTTCGTCGGCATGAGTCTCTTCTTCGCGCCCGGTGCCGAGGGGGCCGACTGGCTGAGCAGCTGGACGCTGTTCTTCTGGCCCTGGTGGCTCACCTTCGCGCCGATGGTCGGCATCTTCATGGCCCGGATTTCGAAGGGGCGGACACTCCGCCAGCTCGTCGCCGCGGGGCTGTTCGGCTCCTTCGGCCTGACCGTCCCCTGGTACGTGGCGACCGGCGGCTCGGCACTCTTGCTCCAGACGTCCGGCACGGCCGACCTGCTGGGCGTCTACAACTCGGCTGGCCTGGAGGCCGTCGGCTTCGCCCTCTTCGAGGAGCTCCTGCCGTTCGCCGGCCTGTTCTCGGGGGTGCTGTTGTTGCTCGTCGTGAGTTTCCTCATCACCACCATGGACTCCTCGACGCTCAGCCTCGCCATGATCGTCGCCGACGGCGAGTCGCCCTCCTGGATCACGCGCGTCGTCTGGGGTGTCCTCATGGTGTTGTTGACCATCGCGCTGATGCTCGCCGGCGGCATGAGCGTCATGCAGTCGTTCACCATCCTCGTCGGGCTCCCAACGGCGATCCTCTGTGCCGTCGCGATGGTCGGGATGGTGCTGGAGTTCGAGCGAGAGGTGCCCGTCCTGGGTGCCGCGCTGGGTGGTGACGATGGCGGGGAACGGACGGATGACACACCGGAGTCGACATCGTCGGTGACCGTCCAGGGATCGACCGGACAGCCCGCCGACTCGGACTAG
- a CDS encoding GNAT family N-acetyltransferase: MNVRQLRGREDVRAAIEINGRAWEAAYADVLPADVLKQVASDPVDEHVDRRFDQLLDDPAGFLVAEDDEGEVLGYAHLRWGEDTQPFVGETEAGLKELYVDPEVWGEGVGTALIERGLDELPDDLDAITLEMLDGNEIGAGFFEARGFERVGTDETPIDGKPYPTVQYRRDL; encoded by the coding sequence ATGAACGTTCGACAGCTCCGCGGTCGCGAGGACGTGCGCGCGGCGATCGAGATAAACGGCCGGGCGTGGGAGGCGGCCTACGCCGACGTCCTCCCGGCGGACGTCCTCAAACAGGTCGCGAGCGATCCCGTCGACGAGCACGTGGACCGCCGATTCGACCAGCTCTTGGACGACCCGGCGGGCTTCCTCGTCGCCGAAGACGACGAGGGCGAGGTGCTGGGCTACGCCCACCTCCGCTGGGGCGAGGACACCCAGCCGTTCGTCGGCGAGACCGAGGCAGGCCTGAAAGAGCTCTACGTCGACCCGGAGGTCTGGGGCGAGGGTGTAGGGACAGCGCTGATAGAGCGCGGACTCGACGAACTCCCGGACGACCTCGACGCGATCACGCTCGAAATGCTCGACGGGAACGAAATCGGCGCCGGGTTCTTCGAGGCCCGTGGGTTCGAGCGAGTCGGGACGGACGAGACGCCGATCGACGGGAAGCCGTACCCGACCGTGCAATATCGCCGCGATCTGTAG